The nucleotide window AGGGGCCAGCAGGTAGGGAGCAGCAGGTAGGGAGCAGCAGGTAGGGACCAGCAGGTAGGGGTCAGCAGGTAGGGGTCAGCAGGTAGGGGCCAGCAGGTAGGGGCCAGCAGGTAGGGAGCAGCAGGTAGGGAGCAGCAGGTAGGGAGCAGCAGGTAGGGAGCAGCAGGTAGGGAGCAGCAGGTAGGGAGCAGCAGGTAGGGGCCAGCAGGTAGGGATGCTCTGTGAATTCCATAGGAAGAAGGCTTGCACTCACTCCTTCCTGGGGGTAAAGTAGGAAATGAAACTTTCTGTGGCCTGGAACTTTTTCTCCTGAAGCCCCAGGTGGCGCACAAGCCAAGACTCCCTGCTTCTTGCCCTTTCACACTGGTCAGCCTTTGGCTCAGAGATCAGAGCACCACCTTGAACCTGTTTCCATTTGGACTAAATGTTTCCACCCTGTTCTTCCCATAAAGGAGGCCCTAACCCACTGGGGCTCCCTGATGCCTCCTGGGAGCTCTGGGGCCATCTCTAACTTAGCATACAGATCTGTTCCCATTGGGAAAAgtcaactatttatttatttttaatttttatagttttgagactgggtttcactgtatagccctggctgtcctgaaactcaatatgtagaccaggcttaccttgaactcataaagatcctcctatctctgcctcctgactttggagattaaaggcttgtgccaacATGATCAACAGAAAATCATCTTAATAATTAGAAATTAAACTAaatgactagagagatggttcagtagttaagagcactgactgcttttcctgaggacctgggctcaattcgcagcacccatatggcagctcacaactgtctgtgactccaaggATCTGACATTgtcacacagacgtacatgtaagcaaaacatcaatgcacatgaaatgaaaataaataaatttaacaaagaaattaaGTTACttaagctttgtgtgtgtgtgtgtgtgtgtgtgtgtgtgtgtgtgtgtgtgtgtgtgtatcatatgcTGGGCATATTCTCCTTGAACCCCTTACCTTCTCTTTTTGGTTCTTCCCATTTCCACTGGTCCCCTTTTTTGAAAGCCATACTGACTGACCCAAGACTTTTTCAGAGACCTTGATGAAAGACAAAGGGAATGTCTATTCTGTGTCCTTGACCAGGAGTGGACTTGGCAAGGTCCAATGAGCCTCCAAAGAGTCAAGGTTGCAGTTTCTGGAGATTTAACTCTTCCCCCTGGACTGTGGTTGTGAGTCCTAGGGCAGCTGTGTTTGAGATATCCTGGGTTATCTTCACCAATGTTGTCTGACTTAGCTCTCTGCTGACTTGGGCATTTACCCCTGCAATAGTATATAAGAtgttgtgtttttaaataaactgtcTTGGCATAAGTCATCACTTGTACAAGACCTCCTGGTCCCAGctcttgttttttcttcttcattcctcAAACTTGGTCCTCCCACTCGACACCTCATCATTCAGGACTCTTATTTCTGCAGGTGAGGGTCACTCTTTGTCTTCTTAGACAGATTTACTTCTACTTTCAaaccatgtatatgtgtgtatacatgtatctgTGGATGTATGTGATTTTATATAGCTATATAAAACCTAGGCTCCACAAATGAAGACATAGATCTATTTTCTGCAATTGACCTAATTAATTTAATATGATGCTTTCTAGttgtatccattttcctgcaagtgaaataattttattcttttaaaatatttattttatttttattcacatgtcactctgtgtttgtctctgtgtgtgcacaggtgtcctctgaggccagaagaaggtactgAATCCCTTGGAtcctgagttacaggtggttggaaccacctaatatgggtgctggaagtGAAGTCTGGTCTTcaggaagagacacaagtgctctcaagcactgagccacctctctagccttaATTTTATACTTCATCATGGCTGGAAAAAATgtattgtgtatacacacaccttCCTTATTCAGTTCTCTGTTGAAAAATCAAGGTCTTGCAAGAGGAGGAAGGGACCAGATGTCCCATATGTTGGGTGGCAGCTTTTTCCCTCAAACGCCCTAATATACCTGGGCTCTTCTGCCAGGGTCTCATACTCTCTTCACCTCTTGACCTTGGGCCCAGGTTGTTGATATGGGGCTTGGAGCAGAGGGCTGGAGTGGCTTGGCTTAGATAGGACATTGGATTATTAGTGTTACTCTCTTCACTGCTGTGATTAACTATTTGACAAGAAGcatcttaagggaggaagggcttatgGCTCACAGCTCAGAGGGTATAGCCCACCCGACATATCAGGAGGCACTGGCTCCTGTCTGGCAGCAGAAGGCTGCTTATAGATGGAAGcctgttgttgattgttttttctcttttggggggaccaccacccagatcccaaataaatcacacacagaggtttagtCTTAactataaatgcccagccttagcttgacttgtttcttgccagcttttcttaaattatccgaCCTATCTTTTGCCTCGCCCTGATCTTCTATTCTCCTATTCATCCACTGTTCTACAATTCATGCGTCCATTGATCTTCCATTTGATCTTTCCACCcattgtccatccatccatttatcatcTCTCTAATCATTAACCCATTTACAGATTTCCATTCATTATCTCAtttgcttctcttcctcctaTGCCTCCAGGTGGTTATCttttacccatccatccacccatccatccacccatccatccatccatccatccatccatccatccatccatccatccatccaattaTTTGTGCTaactccttcatttcttccttgttgTTGCTGTGTGTCACGTCACGGGTGTATGGTTTCGAGGGtctgtggaaagaagactcagaggcatcttaagaatgaatctagctgggcagcagtggtgcacacctttaatcctagcactcaggagacagagccaggcagatagatctctgtgagttcaaggccagcctggtctacagagcaagatcccggacaggcaccaaaactacacagagaaaccctgtcttgaaaaaaccaaaaccaaccaatcaaccaaccaaccaaccaaccaaccaaaccagaaaacaataacaacaacaacaaaacccacaaaagaatgaatctagccttttgTGGCTGAAGGAGGGTCCAGCCTCGACGGACTGAAGCACCTTCTCTTAGCCtcaggcatttttatttctctccattacagtttagccagttaatttccatctGCTCAAAACAATCTGAAAGGAGCTCCCAATAATAAAaggccaagtgcaaattcctcgatTTCTCGGGTACCACGGTTTTctggtttcctgaaccaagttttgcacaGGCCATTGTATCCTTGGGAAAGTCTGAGACAAAAGTCACACAGAGGGCAACAAGGGAAAGAGAAGGTGTCTGCTAAACAGAAGATGGATCAGGGCGAGGTGCCACTCTCTGGAGCGAGGCCAGGTGTGGCTTAGCAGGAATGCACCACacttgttcttttccttctttcttcctcaccCTTTTCTTTCCTACCTTCTGAGAAATATTCCTCTAGAGTCCACAATGTACATGATTCTTAGAGTGTTCAAAGGTTCTTAGGCTTCTTCAAAGCTTGGCTTTGGCTTCAAAGCCTCCTTAGCTTAGGAATATAGGTGGCTGCTGTTGTACCTCAATGttacatggattctggagatATGAACTCATGCTTATGTGGCACGCACTTATCTCCCTAGCCACCCAGAATGCTCTTGCTAGCCTCTTTGCTGCCTGAAGTCCCCTTCCTGAACCCATAGGAAGGTAAAACTCCTTAAGATGATCGAACCTCATCATCTGACTAGATGCCTCTTTAGACCCATGTCCACCCCCTGCCACATATGTCATGTGTACATAGGACCAGAGCTATCCACAGTTCCCCTAGATACCATTAGTCTTATTCCCAGACACTGAGTGTGCCCTTCCCTCAATCAGTACTCCCATCACTCTGCTCCCTGGACCTCCTTTGATAGTGCAATATTGAATACCCAGGGTCTGGGGATTTCACTATGTCTGGCGTGGgttatctgaggggaaaaaaatctaggtACACTATGCTTTTGTCTGtgaactttattcctctaagagaaaattctatcaatacaactatagctccatcaggcattcagggcaggaataactctagataTACCAAGCTCTTTAcctgtctactttatttctctggtctGAAATCCTGTCTatatagcttcagttccatccagttTTCTCTCACAGTCCTGttaacaactaagctcttatgcttccagcctcatcttcgtcctctgtttcCCTCATTCTCCATCTCTACTACTCTCTAGTCCTGGTACACTGACGGACcctacaagagttctgccttatcatctacagaacctctgtcatcctctcttctctctggccaagCCATTCTGtctgctctagagaaaaatgcctgcctcttcttccttgtcatgaggttctctgcctcctcaggaatgttgttctACCTTCTACTTTGAAgcataaaaatctctttttttctcagtcaattgctctggagagcaaCTAGGCCTCAAGGTAGGGGGATGGTCTGAACTTCATTTGCGCAAAAACCAAAGCTATGAGTCTCccaccagcttgtctcctaggctcagcaggggagttagttacctagaagttcagcagttCTGGAAATATTTGGCCTCAccagaatttcatagcagaagacagctgaaatactaaaggctgggtaacaccaaatattcataataaatggctttgccttttgtcAGACCCTTGACCGGTCAAAGTACAGCTTTAATAcccagctgaatctctatgatacaTTCTTGTGACTTGCCACAGTGCATATCCATCCACTGCCATGTTCTCCACCCTGTATTGTAATTTACTTGCTcaggttatttttttctgtcaggTTGCAAGCTGCCTGAGTTAGAAAACTGAGTAGTTCATCTCCGAGGTTCTGGATTGGGCTCTTAGAAGACTCTCAATGTGGGTTTATAGGGTGGGGAGATATATGtaggatggatgatagatgaggGCCTCTTTACAAGAGAAATAGAAGAGCCTTCAGATTAGATGATTCAAATGTCTGTGTCCCAGGGAACAAGCCAGGTGCCACCCCCAACACCAAAGCCCAGATTTTGGGCTGTGGCCTCAGCCTGGCAAAGTGTCTAAGCCAAGAAGAGGGAACTTGGGCATGACACAGTTACCTGTTTTGAGActcatttcccatttctttccAGATAAAAGGCCCTTGAGGAGACAGGCAGCCAGAAGCTCCTGTGCCAGAGGTGGAGATGAAGGAGAGGGAGGCCCCCGATGCACACTTCACAGTGGACAAGCAGAACGTctccctctggcctccaggcaAGTGCCAGCTATTGCTCCATGCCCACTTGGTGCTTATGCCCATCACCACTCTTCACTGACCCTTAACAAACTTCTGTGTCTCTTTCCAGAGCCTCCTCCCAAGCATGATCAGTCTCCAGTCCTAAGGAAACCTCTCAGCCTCCGTGTGGCCTTCATCTGTCTGGCATTGGTGCTGGTCACCTCTATTGTGCTTCAAGCTATTTTCTGTAAGTCACCAGGTCCCCAGATACCCAAATCCTTTTTGCTACTGTCCTTGGTGTCTTCAGTGTATGATGTTCCAGGAATCTTTCTGACGTTTCTGGAAGCTGACCTGCTGCTGCTTCTATCCCAGGTTTCTTGGAGGATTTTCTGACTGACATTAGGAAAGATCTGTTCTCAGGGGTACTCTTCAGTGTTAAGGAAACAGTCACCAAGCTTTAcatctctgcctttgcctcccttaGCATCCTGTCACTCACAGCTCTGAGACCCTTGGAGTCAAAGCCTTGAGGATAGCTCCCAAGAGTGAGTGTGATGTCTCCTGACCCTACTAGGGACAGATTTCTCCACTGAGCAGATAGAGAACTTGGCCAAACCAGCAGACAGTCTCCTCACTCTCTTGTATGTCCATGCTTGGTCCTCTTCTAGAAGCTTCTTGGTCTCTGCTGTGGTCACACCTTTCTCCCTTCTGCCAAGTCTCTATAAAGTATAGGGAGGGAATGTCTTCTCTTTTCAAGGCCTACCTGTGTGGTCTCAGATTCTCAGTCACACCTTTTCTAGTCCTCAATACTGACCTTGACCTTACCCTAGACTCCTGgtcttgtctcttctctctctctctctctctctttctctctctctctctctctctctatttctctcttttgaaAAAAACATCTTATTATgtgccttggctggcttggaactcaggtCAGGTCTGCctgaaactcactgagatctacctgcctctgctgtgataaaaggtgtgtgataccatgcctgactgtttctgGTTTCTGGCACCGCCTTTTTTATAGGACTCTTTTTGGAAaatctcatattttattttatgtatgcaaatgttttgcttgcatgtatgcatacTGCATCCCTAGAACATTTTGCTTCATGTTTGTACACAACATGCCCTATTGCCCAAAGataggagagggcattggatttccCTATAACTGAGGTTATGGACAGCTATGACCTGCCATATTGTGTTGGGAAATTAACTCAGGTTTTCTACAAGCATAGTCTTCTTCCTACTGAGTCCTTTCAGTTCCACAATACTCTTTTGATGGTTATTGGTTAGTTTTGGTTCTCATGCCTATGATCTTAGTAGAGTATGAAACATATGTCCTGGGAAGGGCAGAAATAGCTTAATATCCCTCCCATGTGTTCTGGAGTCTGCATAGAGATAGCCCTGTCCATGGCCATAGAGCAGCCTGGGGGCAGACAAGGGAGGGGTGTGCTGCCTTAGCTGGTGGCTGTGTCTTTGACAGGAGATGGCTGGGGACTGCCTCATAGGCTCAGAGGGGATTCAGAGATGGAATGATGAGGGGGTGACTAAGGGTGCCCCTTTACCAAGTTCACCCTGGCCATACTAAGGAATTTCAGGGCTGGGCTCTCCCTCTGCTTGTTCATGAGGACTCTTGGTCTCTTCCCTGCCTGTGCCAACCAGTGTTCCTGACAGATGGTGGCACATGGTGTACAGATGTGTATATTAGTGAATGAATGGAGAGTAGGTGGCAGCTTCTTGGACTGTCTTGGTTCTTTGGGAAGCTTGATCCTGCATTTTTCCTTCCTTGGGACAACACCCTACCTCTGTGGCTTAGGAACCCTTCAACTGACCTCGTGACCTTTTCAAATCCAGATCCCAGGTTGATGGAAAAAATATTGGATATGAAGAGTGATGCTGAGATGTTGAGAGGTCGTGTGGACAATATCAGCACCCTGGGTTCTGTTCTTGAGAAGGACAGAGGCCGTGTGGAGAAGGCTGAAGTTCAGATGCACACACTGAACACCAGCCTCACCCGAGTGCGTTCTCGGATCTTGTCTTTGAGGATCAGCATGGCACAAGCCAGTGCTCAGATTAGTGCGTTAACAAGAAGATGGGAGGAGGTTGATAATGTCAGTTCCAAATTCCCAGAACTGCAAAGAGATCTGGATAAAGCCAGCACCTTGAATGCAAGGGTCCGAGGATTGCAGAGCAGCTTGGAGAATGTCAACAAAGTACTCCAAAGACAGAGTAAGTAAAGAGAAGATCACCCTGCAGGCTGACCAGTGGCCATAAAACCCTACCTGTCTTGGACAGGAGGCCAGCTAGCTTGTGGGTAGacagaggacagggaagggggTGGGCTGGAAAGTTAACAAGGAaggt belongs to Peromyscus eremicus chromosome 3, PerEre_H2_v1, whole genome shotgun sequence and includes:
- the LOC131906444 gene encoding C-type lectin domain family 4 member K-like: MKEREAPDAHFTVDKQNVSLWPPEPPPKHDQSPVLRKPLSLRVAFICLALVLVTSIVLQAIFYPRLMEKILDMKSDAEMLRGRVDNISTLGSVLEKDRGRVEKAEVQMHTLNTSLTRVRSRILSLRISMAQASAQISALTRRWEEVDNVSSKFPELQRDLDKASTLNARVRGLQSSLENVNKVLQRQSDILEMMSRGWKYFGGNFYYFSHAPKSWYSAEQFCISKEAHLTSVTSESEQEFLYKAANGLPLWIGLTKAGNEGDWYWVDETSFNMKQSERFWIPGEPNNTGNNEHCGNIKSSSLRAWNDAPCDNRFLFVCKRPGIQAVP